The DNA segment AGTCCCGGGATGTCGGCCACCAGCGCATCGCGCGAGCGCGTGAGGCGATTGAACAGCGTACTTTTGCCGACGTTGGGGCGACCCACGAGCACCAGCGTCGGTTTCATTCACATAACAGTCGCAACGCGACTCTCGATGCTCCCCTCTCCCCGCTGTGGGAGAGGGGCTGGGGGTGAGGGGGAAACGGCACAGTGTTCATGCTCGGCGCGACACTCGGTATCAGGCGCACGGCCTATTCAACACTTAGCGCATAAACGGCGCCCGACAGTGTTTGCACGACAATGCCATGGGCCATGCGCTGCGGCTCGGCGGCGATGGGGCTGTCCTCCTCCGTATTCAGACGCGCCGCAAAAGCGCCGTTCTGGCGATTCAACGCATGGACGATGCCGAGGTTGTCGGCCACCAGCACTGCATCGCCGATGATCAGCGGGCGCGACAGGCGGCGATTCGCCAGCTTGTCCTGCTTCCACAGGTTGAAGCCGTTGCTGATGTCGAAGGCCAGCACCGCGCCTTGATCGGCACTGACATAGACTGCCTTGTCGTCGGCATCGAGTCCGCCCATCGAGGAAATATCACGCGACCAGAGCTGATTGCCGTTGCTGACAGAAAAGCAGGTAACGCGCCCCTGGTAGGCAACCGCGCAGATATTGTCGCCGCCGGCTACGGGCGAACTGGTAATGTCGGTCACGCGCTCCAGTTCGGTAGCGCCCTTGGGCATGGCCACCGCGGCCTCCCACAATTGGGCGCCATTCGCGAGCGAGATCAGCACCAGTTTGCCGCCGGGGAAACCCGCAGCAACGCCGCCGGGCAACACGGCAACGCCGACATTGGAACGCAAGGTAAGCGCCGGCGTGCTGCGTTGATAGACCCAGCGCCGTTTGCCGCCGGCAACTTCGAAAGCCTCGATACGGGAATCGCTGCCGCGGACGATCACCAGATCGGCAGACACCGCGGGTACGGAAAGAATTTCCGTGCCGGTCGCCGCTTTCCACAATGACTTGCCGCTGGCCGCATCGAAAGCCAGTATTTCGCCCTTGGGTGTGCCGACGACAACGACCTTGCCATCGCTGCCGACACCGCCGGAAATGGTTTGGTCCGTCGCGATGCGCCAGACTTCCTTGCCGTTATCGAAACGGCTCAGCGCGCCATCCGCCGCGGCGACGAACACCGAACCACCCGCTACGGCGGGAGTCAGCACATAGGGTTCCGACTTGCCAACGCTGACATGCCAGAGCGTTTTCAGATTGACCGCCGTTTGAGTCAGCGGAGGAAGTTCAAGTGGTTTCAGCTTGTCCTTGCTGCTGGACCAAGGGTTCAGCGCAGAACAACCAACCAGCGAGACCATCAATAAAAGCGCAGAGATGCGCAGCATGGTCCTCACTTGGCGACTCCCAGTGAATCGAGCTTGGCTTGCAGCATGTCGCGGTAAGACGCGTGCACATCCGGGCCATTGCCCTTCGGCGTCTGGTCCAGCGCGGCAAGCGCGGCCGTGTAGGAAGCAGCCGCTTCGGCCTTCTTGCCCTGCACCGCCAGCACGTCACCCTTGAGTTCGGCAAAGCGTGCGGCCAGCCCTGCCTGCGGCGGCGCAGCCAGTTGTTTCAGCGCTTCGTCATAGGACTTCTCGTCGAGCAGCAATGCCGCCAGACGCAAACGCGCCAGATCCCGTACCACCGCATCCTTGCCATGCTCGGCGACCCACTGCAACTCGACGTGCGCGGTCTTGGCATCGCCGAATTCCGTTTGCACCCGCGCCGACAACAGCGCGCCCATTGCCGCGTAAGTGGTACGCGGATATTTCTCGATCAGCATACCGGCCAGTTCGCGCGTTTTCTTGGCATCCTGCGCGCCGATCGACTGTTCAAGCGCCATGTAAATCGCCGACGCTTCCGTGGCCTGCTTGCGCTGCCACCAGTTCCAGCCCTGCCAAGCCGCCAGCGCCAGCGCAATGACAGTGATGACTGTGGTCACCAGATTGCCATGCTGCTTCCACCAGGTTTTGATTTCTTCGAGCTGTTCCTGTTCCTCAAGGTCATACACTGCCATGTTCGTTCCTTTTGTTGTCCGCGTCGGACGACGCATCGGTTCCCAAAATAAATTCACTCACGGCAATTGCGGCGTCATCCGCCGCAATGCGCCTTTGTTCGCCGCTCTCGCGCAGCGGCTTGATCGATACTTCACCCGCCACGGCTTCGTCGTCGCCGATAATCACCGCCAGTATGGCGCCTGATGCGTCGGCGCGTTTCATCTGCGATTTGAAACTGCCGCCGCCGCAATGCAGTTGCACCGCGAATGCGGCATCGCGCAGCCGTTCGGCCACCTTGAAAGCAGCAGCCTGCGCGGCTTCACCCTGATGCACCAGATAGACATCCGGTGACGGTTTCTCGTGCTGGTAGCCCTGATCGGTCCATAAGGCGAGCAGCCGCTCGATACCCATCGCGAAACCGCAGGCCGGTGCAGGTTTGCCGCCGAGTTGCGACACCAGACCGTCGTAGCGGCCACCGGCGCAAACCGTGCCCTGCGCGCCGAGCTGATCCGTCACCCACTCGAACACTGTGAGGTTGTAGTAGTCCAGGCCGCGCACCAGGCGCGGATTCAGGCGCGCATGAATGCCGGCATTTTTGAGCAGGGCCTGCACGCCTTCGTAATGCTTGAGCGAAGCTTCGCCGAGGTAATCCATCAGCTTCGGCGCCTGCTCGACAATGTCCTGCATGTCGGGATTCTTGGTGTCGAGAATGCGCAAGGGATTGCTGTGCAGGCGGCGTCTGGCATCAGCGTCAAGCAAGGACTCATGTTGGGTCAAATAGTCAATCAGGGCTTTCCTGTGATCCTGACGTTCTTCCAGATTCCCCAATGAATTGATTTCGAGCCGGATACCTTCGAGGCCCATATCATCCCAAAGGCGGGCGCACATGAGTATCTGCTCTGCATCAATATCCGGCCCGGCCAGTCCCAGCGCTTCGACACCGACTTGATGGAACTGGCGGTAGCGGCCTTTCTGCGGCCGTTCATGACGGAACATCGGCCCCATATACCAGAGCTTCTTCGGGCCATCGTAGAGCAGGTTGTGCTGCAGCACGGCGCGCACGCAGGAAGCCGTGCCTTCAGGACGCAGGGTCAGTGAATCGTCGTTGAGGCTGTCGGTGAAGGAGTACATCTCCTTCTCGACGATGTCAGTCACTTCGCCAATGGCGCGCGCGAACAACGGCGTTGCTTCCACCAGCGGCATGCGAATTGGCCGATAGCCGTAGGCGCTCAGCCAATCGCGCACCAATGCCTCGAACTCTTCCCACAGTTCGGCATCGTTGGGCAGGATATCGTTCATCCCGCGAATGGCTTGGATTATTTGGGACATAAGAACCGTTATGCAATCTTCCTGAGATATTTACGTTGCACGTAGTCGTCAACGATCTGGCGAAACTCGCCGGCAATATTGTCCCCGCGCAGTGTCGTGACGCGTTCGCCGTCGACATAAACCGGCGCTACCGGCGCCTCGCCCGTGCCTGGCAGCGAGATGCCGATATTGGCGTGTTTGCTCTCGCCCGGGCCGTTGACCACGCAACCCATCACGGCAAGGCTCATGTTTTCAACGCCGACACGTTCAATTTTCCACTGCGGCATGCGCTCGCGCACATAGTTCTGGATGTCTTGCGCCAGTTCCTGGAAATAACTGCTCGAGGTGCGGCCACATCCTGGGCAGGCAGCCACCAGCGGCGTGAAAGCGCGCAGCCCCATGGTCTGCAATATTTCCTGGGCGACGATGACTTCCCTGGTGCGGTCGCCGTTGGGTTCCGGCGTCAACGAAACCCGGATCGTGTCGCCGATGCCTTCCTGCAGCAGCACCGCCATCGCCGCGGTCGAGGCGACAATGCCCTTGCTGCCCATGCCGGCCTCGGTGAGCCCCAGATGCAGGGCGTAATTGCTTCTTGCCGCGAGATCGCGATAAACGGCAATCAGATCCTGCACGCCGGATACCTTGCATGACAAAACAATACGATTGGCCGGCAGGCCGATTTCCTCGGCCCTGGCGGCCGACTCAAGAGCGGAGGTCACCATGGCTTCGCGCATGATTTCGGTGGCGTCTTTCGGCCGCACGCGCTTGCCGTTTTCATCCATGATGCGGGCCAGCAAATCCTGATCGAGGCTGCCCCAGTTCACGCCGATGCGAATCGGCTTGTCGTGGCGGCAGGCAATTTCGATCAATTGCGCAAACTGTTCGTCGCGTTTTACCCCCTTGCCGACATTGCCGGGATTGATGCGGAACTTCGACAATACCGATGCACACTCCGGCACTTCGGTCAGCAGCTTATGGCCATTGAAATGAAAATCGCCGACCAGCGGTACTTCCTGCCCCATGGCCGCAAGCCGTTCGCGAATCTTCGGCACCGCCCGCGCCGCTTCGCGCGTATTTACCGTGATGCGCACGATTTCCGAACCGGCGCGCGCCAGTTGCGCCACTTGCACCGCCGTCGCAAGATCATCCCCGGTATCGGTATTCGTCATCGACTGGATGACAATAGGCGCACCGCCCCCGATGGTGATAGCACCGACACGCACGGCATTCGTCATGCGGCGCACTGGTGCGGCATATGAAGCTGGATCGGGAGTGGCGTTCATTACCGCTATTCGAGTGTGAAACGCGCGACATCTTCCCGGGCATGGGGCTGCAAATCGACGTCATGCCCGCCATAGCTAACCTTGACCGCCGATACCCTGCCGATCCAGAGTTGATACGGCGGCTTGCCGGTTATGACTTGCTTCTGGCCATCGGAAAATTCGCCGGTCAGCAGTACCTGTCCGCTGGCGTCCTTGACTTCGAGCCAGGAACGCCCGGAAAACTCGAATGACAATGTCGTTGCCGACTCGACGGGCGGCGATATCGCCGCTGGCAAGGGTTCCTGTGTGGTGGCTGTGGCATCGTTGGCCGGTGCCGGTTGACCGCCGGCAGGTACGACCTCCTTGGGGGCAATATCGACGATAGGTGGCGAAACCTGATGTTTCATTGCCGGCTGGGTGCCGGCAAACCAGATCATACCGCCCGACAGCAGCAGCAATATCGCGGCAAAACCAAGCTTTTTTGCATGGCGGCGATAAAAAGGTATTGGATTGGTCTCACCCATATTGGCCGGTACAACAATCTGTTCCGGAGACGGCAAGGACTGCTCCCCCAGCATTTCCAACAGTGGATCGGGCGGCAATTTCAGCAAGCGGGCATAGGCGCGAATAAAACCGCGCAGGAATGTTTTCCCCTGCAACTGTTGGAAGTCGTCGTTCTCGAGCGCTTCGATCTGCCGGACACTGAACTTCAGCGCCTCGGAAACCTCACCCAATGTCAGTCCCTTTTGTTCCCGCGCCTGACGCAATGTCCCACCCGGGAATGGATGGGAAGCATTGGTCACATCGTCAGTAATATCCTGATCGCTCACTCCAGAGCCCCTTGAAGCAATTTCCTGTATTCGTCGGAATCAGGGAATTTTTTATGCATCTGCGCCAGATAACGTGCCTCGTCATCGCGATTGCCGGTAAGACGGGCAATACAGTAGGCGAGGAAACTCGATGCCGCATTCGGTTTGGAATTCCGGTGCAATTCCGTAATGTAGCCGCGCGCTTCCTCATATTGTTTTTGCTGATACTTCACTTTCGCCATCAGGAACAGCGCGCGCGCGTTGTTGGGGATCAAAGCCAATGCCCGTTGCAAGTGAGTTTCTGCCGCGTTGTAATCCTTAACTTGCAAGGAACATTCCGCGTAATTGGTCAACGCTTCCCACGGCGTCGGATACAGCGTGTTCTGCAAGGCTTCGTTGAAGTATGGAAAAGACTGCTGCACGCGCTTGGTCCGGCACAGGAACAAGCCGTAGTTGTTGGCAATCTCGGGGTCTCCGGGCGAAAGCTGTCTGGCACGCAGAAAAGCTTCCTCGGCGGACTTGTCGTCACCCAGGCTCATATAGACCAGCGCCAGCAGATTATAGGCAGGGGTATAGTTGTTGTCGTGATTGAGGGCAGTCTTGGCCTCCTTCAGGGCGACCCCGAACTGGTTCTGTGCGTAATACTCGAAACCCAGATCGGTATGCGCCTTGGCACGAGTGCGAGCCTCGCCCAACACCACCTCTTGCGATGCGGGAGCCTGGGCCCTGGACTGACTCGACGGCGACATGGCACAGCCAACCAGCAGACAGACGGGCAGAAACACTGCCGCAAGCCGAAGCATGAGTTTCATGAGTTCACCTCCACCACTGAAATTACGGATTTGGCATGCGCGGTCCGCTTTGACTTGTCGCGCACGCGGCCGGCAAGTTGGCCGCAGGCAGCATCGATGTCGTCGCCTCGCGTCTTGCGCGTCGTTGTCACGACGCCGGCGGCCATCAGGATATCGGCGAAGCGGCGAATGCGCTGCGCCGGCGAACGCCGGAACGGTGAATTCGGAAACGGATTGAAAGGAATCAGGTTGAACTTGCAGGAGACATCGGAGGTGAGTTCTATCAACTCACGCGCATCGCTGTCGCTGTCATTGACATCACTCAGCATGACGTATTCGAAGGTGATGAAGTCGCGCGGCGCATGCTTGAGATAACGCCTGCAGGCTGCCATGAGCTCGCGCAACGGATACTTGCGATTAATCGGTACAAGGTCATCACGCTTGGCGTCATTCGGCGCATGCAGCGAAACCGCCAGCGCTACCGGGCAGGCTGCGGCCAATCGATCCATCGCCGGCACGATACCCGATGTCGACACCGTGACGCGACGACGCGACAAACCATAGGCATTATCGTCGAGCATCAGGCGCAGGGCCGTGACCGTATTGTCGAAATTCGTCAGCGGCTCGCCCATGCCCATCAACACTACATTGCTGATGATGCGCTCTCCTTTCGGATCATGGCCGAGGGCGCGATTCGCCTGCCAAAGCTGGCCGATGATCTCTGCCACTGTCAGGTTGCGATTAAAACCCTGTTTGCCGGTGGAACAAAAAGCACAATCGAGCGCGCACCCCGCCTGTGTCGAAATACAAAGTGTGCCGCGGTCATCCTCGGGGATGAAAACCGTTTCAACCGCATTGCCGTTGCCGACATCAAAGAGGAACTTGCGCGTGCCGTCATCCGATAGCGTGTCGGAGGTGAGCGTCGGCGGAACGATCACCGCATTGACCTTGAGCTTCTCGCGCAGGCTCTTGGCCAGGTCGGTCATTGCGTCAAAATCATCCTGCCCAGAACGATGTATCCAGCGCAGCACTTGCGTGGCACGAAACGGTTTCTCGCCGAGTTCGGCGAAGCAAGCCGTCAGTCCGACAGCATCGAGATCGAGCAGGTTGACCGGCATTAGCGCGAGTAAATGTTCAACGCCGGAAAGTAGTAGGCAATTTCCACGGCGGCGGTTTCGGGAGCATCCGAACCATGCACTGCGTTGGCGTCGATGGACTCGGCGAAGTCGGCGCGGATGGTACCGGGCGCCGCTTTCTTCGGGTCGGTGGCACCCATCAGGTCGCGATTCTTGGCAATGGCCCCCTCGCCTTCCAGCACCTGGATCATCACCGGACCGGAAATCATGAAATCGACCAAATCCTTGAAGAAGGGACGCTCCTTGTGCACGGCGTAAAAACCCTCGGCTTCAATGCGTGAAAGGTGGGTCATGCGCGCGGCAACGATTTTCAGTCCATTCATCTCGAAGCGTGAGTAAATTTTGCCAATGACATTCTTGGCGACGGCATCGGGTTTGATGATG comes from the Georgfuchsia toluolica genome and includes:
- the bamB gene encoding outer membrane protein assembly factor BamB; its protein translation is MLRISALLLMVSLVGCSALNPWSSSKDKLKPLELPPLTQTAVNLKTLWHVSVGKSEPYVLTPAVAGGSVFVAAADGALSRFDNGKEVWRIATDQTISGGVGSDGKVVVVGTPKGEILAFDAASGKSLWKAATGTEILSVPAVSADLVIVRGSDSRIEAFEVAGGKRRWVYQRSTPALTLRSNVGVAVLPGGVAAGFPGGKLVLISLANGAQLWEAAVAMPKGATELERVTDITSSPVAGGDNICAVAYQGRVTCFSVSNGNQLWSRDISSMGGLDADDKAVYVSADQGAVLAFDISNGFNLWKQDKLANRRLSRPLIIGDAVLVADNLGIVHALNRQNGAFAARLNTEEDSPIAAEPQRMAHGIVVQTLSGAVYALSVE
- a CDS encoding tetratricopeptide repeat protein, with the translated sequence MAVYDLEEQEQLEEIKTWWKQHGNLVTTVITVIALALAAWQGWNWWQRKQATEASAIYMALEQSIGAQDAKKTRELAGMLIEKYPRTTYAAMGALLSARVQTEFGDAKTAHVELQWVAEHGKDAVVRDLARLRLAALLLDEKSYDEALKQLAAPPQAGLAARFAELKGDVLAVQGKKAEAAASYTAALAALDQTPKGNGPDVHASYRDMLQAKLDSLGVAK
- the hisS gene encoding histidine--tRNA ligase, which codes for MSQIIQAIRGMNDILPNDAELWEEFEALVRDWLSAYGYRPIRMPLVEATPLFARAIGEVTDIVEKEMYSFTDSLNDDSLTLRPEGTASCVRAVLQHNLLYDGPKKLWYMGPMFRHERPQKGRYRQFHQVGVEALGLAGPDIDAEQILMCARLWDDMGLEGIRLEINSLGNLEERQDHRKALIDYLTQHESLLDADARRRLHSNPLRILDTKNPDMQDIVEQAPKLMDYLGEASLKHYEGVQALLKNAGIHARLNPRLVRGLDYYNLTVFEWVTDQLGAQGTVCAGGRYDGLVSQLGGKPAPACGFAMGIERLLALWTDQGYQHEKPSPDVYLVHQGEAAQAAAFKVAERLRDAAFAVQLHCGGGSFKSQMKRADASGAILAVIIGDDEAVAGEVSIKPLRESGEQRRIAADDAAIAVSEFILGTDASSDADNKRNEHGSV
- the ispG gene encoding flavodoxin-dependent (E)-4-hydroxy-3-methylbut-2-enyl-diphosphate synthase yields the protein MNATPDPASYAAPVRRMTNAVRVGAITIGGGAPIVIQSMTNTDTGDDLATAVQVAQLARAGSEIVRITVNTREAARAVPKIRERLAAMGQEVPLVGDFHFNGHKLLTEVPECASVLSKFRINPGNVGKGVKRDEQFAQLIEIACRHDKPIRIGVNWGSLDQDLLARIMDENGKRVRPKDATEIMREAMVTSALESAARAEEIGLPANRIVLSCKVSGVQDLIAVYRDLAARSNYALHLGLTEAGMGSKGIVASTAAMAVLLQEGIGDTIRVSLTPEPNGDRTREVIVAQEILQTMGLRAFTPLVAACPGCGRTSSSYFQELAQDIQNYVRERMPQWKIERVGVENMSLAVMGCVVNGPGESKHANIGISLPGTGEAPVAPVYVDGERVTTLRGDNIAGEFRQIVDDYVQRKYLRKIA
- a CDS encoding RodZ domain-containing protein, whose product is MSDQDITDDVTNASHPFPGGTLRQAREQKGLTLGEVSEALKFSVRQIEALENDDFQQLQGKTFLRGFIRAYARLLKLPPDPLLEMLGEQSLPSPEQIVVPANMGETNPIPFYRRHAKKLGFAAILLLLSGGMIWFAGTQPAMKHQVSPPIVDIAPKEVVPAGGQPAPANDATATTQEPLPAAISPPVESATTLSFEFSGRSWLEVKDASGQVLLTGEFSDGQKQVITGKPPYQLWIGRVSAVKVSYGGHDVDLQPHAREDVARFTLE
- the pilW gene encoding type IV pilus biogenesis/stability protein PilW — translated: MKLMLRLAAVFLPVCLLVGCAMSPSSQSRAQAPASQEVVLGEARTRAKAHTDLGFEYYAQNQFGVALKEAKTALNHDNNYTPAYNLLALVYMSLGDDKSAEEAFLRARQLSPGDPEIANNYGLFLCRTKRVQQSFPYFNEALQNTLYPTPWEALTNYAECSLQVKDYNAAETHLQRALALIPNNARALFLMAKVKYQQKQYEEARGYITELHRNSKPNAASSFLAYCIARLTGNRDDEARYLAQMHKKFPDSDEYRKLLQGALE
- the rlmN gene encoding 23S rRNA (adenine(2503)-C(2))-methyltransferase RlmN, which encodes MPVNLLDLDAVGLTACFAELGEKPFRATQVLRWIHRSGQDDFDAMTDLAKSLREKLKVNAVIVPPTLTSDTLSDDGTRKFLFDVGNGNAVETVFIPEDDRGTLCISTQAGCALDCAFCSTGKQGFNRNLTVAEIIGQLWQANRALGHDPKGERIISNVVLMGMGEPLTNFDNTVTALRLMLDDNAYGLSRRRVTVSTSGIVPAMDRLAAACPVALAVSLHAPNDAKRDDLVPINRKYPLRELMAACRRYLKHAPRDFITFEYVMLSDVNDSDSDARELIELTSDVSCKFNLIPFNPFPNSPFRRSPAQRIRRFADILMAAGVVTTTRKTRGDDIDAACGQLAGRVRDKSKRTAHAKSVISVVEVNS
- the ndk gene encoding nucleoside-diphosphate kinase, which gives rise to MAVERTLSIIKPDAVAKNVIGKIYSRFEMNGLKIVAARMTHLSRIEAEGFYAVHKERPFFKDLVDFMISGPVMIQVLEGEGAIAKNRDLMGATDPKKAAPGTIRADFAESIDANAVHGSDAPETAAVEIAYYFPALNIYSR